One region of Armigeres subalbatus isolate Guangzhou_Male chromosome 3, GZ_Asu_2, whole genome shotgun sequence genomic DNA includes:
- the LOC134226219 gene encoding uncharacterized protein LOC134226219 yields the protein MEYRGFYKNASRGNRLKEGNNQMLRSKRESSRQDLHFSNRNLNASDFLRETEDVHDQLQPEAKPRLSSGKKRRRRSRLGEEENKENAFKSKYEERLDRLKRFKEQRAVAKQKSVKKKPFVAVVSKNNLIDREYEKNLFKKSEEELKRLAEKRKLLTPAAKNATPRVDTRRKEAAAGEEKQQRARRNILTVKTPASIKTAKSKVDTWRKGLTPAGGNSEAFSVGKRERIATALKSRNGTAKKNVAMKKTTAPATIVSYRKGDAETAGSSSNMRYLEVRSGQKSMQFMFRFTKDGKIVTSTNRKKRRSLDKLQRPNAPNNIPLHKFSPKVLSDDDVFEGISPIDVDTPTPNKLVLDSEALAIRKRETRRRSMIFTVEDIKQEKHDDWAPQVITVSDDDSLVEVAVKTEPKVNQSFTVEPKLNESFTVEVKEEKIIDRRPTIDESPKLIGSGKKSFSGRPSLLFVEENNVPGVSTLFNNGHNNQIKKRNSLVFHEASTNAPKIATIEVFDSPVRTTMSPRRRSLTPRMSFVEEDVDTMTKPLPEGNLATVLLNKQQESKRRSSGGSRRSSLVNFREEDQPPTDVREKVVFYYNLVEKELQRLQKLCDLYKDDVDNEEIDENSKGLIIAAQGQTNILINKKLSKFKELVGHYERSWADQKVRTDDLDGFWLMVSLDLENLDRRFEELRLLKENNWQEIAEQPKTKKLKNGGGIKKREKKPMKTKASGLADLIKKAREEAKKKLMMEAALTETVKVVTPMKRSVRIATTPRRSSVTRNSICTGCTPTPGKSASKKSRKTIFNDHTLRKHEIVKSILKTPSEKRRAKSVLFLDSGLDTPEARPSGGRKIIHTPKPKITFNEELDVEDIEAISHTKLQNEIRKRRRSSLFSKECHAPEPQSEEEKEEPQCHQQGRRRTLRFSVDAAADEEAEQEEARDKVASPVKFDIEENNKAKRTRGKSRGRVSFQ from the exons GAAGCCCAGATTAAGTAGCGGAAAAAAACGTCGCCGACGTTCCCGGCTAGGTGAGGAAGAGAATAAAGAGAATGCCTTCAAATCAAAGTATGAGGAACGTCTTGATCGGTTAAAAAGGTTCAAGGAGCAACGCGCCGTTGCCAAACAGAAATCAGTTAAAAAGAAGCCATTCGTGGCTGTGGTTTCCAAGAATAATCTGATCGACAGAGAGTACGAAAAGaatcttttcaaaaaatcgGAAGAAGAGTTGAAACGATTGGCTGAGAAGCGGAAACTGTTGACCCCTGCTGCCAAAAATGCCACTCCGCGTGTGGACACGCGTCGGAAGGAGGCGGCTGCAGGCGAAGAGAAGCAGCAACGAGCAAGAAGAAACATTCTGACGGTAAAAACTCCGGCTTCGATTAAGACGGCCAAATCGAAGGTAGATACGTGGCGGAAGGGATTGACCCCGGCTGGAGGCAACAGTGAAGCTTTCTCTGTCGGTAAGAGAGAAAGGATAGCAACGGCTTTGAAATCAAGAAACGGCACCGCTAAGAAGAATGTCGCTATGAAGAAGACTACTGCGCCTGCGACAATCGTTTCGTACAGAAAGGGGGATGCCGAAACAGCTGGTTCTAGTAGCAATATG CGCTACTTGGAGGTTCGTTCGGGTCAAAAATCTATGCAATTCATGTTCCGATTCACTAAGGACGGAAAAATAGTGACATCAACTAATCGCAAGAAGCGCAGAAGCTTAGATAAACTGCAACGGCCAAATGCGCCAAACAATATACCGTTGCATAAATTTTCGCCCAAAGTCCTAAGCGATGACGacgtttttgaaggaattagTCCAATTGATGTGGACACACCAACACCGAATAAACTTGTCCTGGATTCGGAAGCTCTCGCGATTAGAAAACGTGAAACCAGACGTCGATCGATGATTTTTACCGTGGAAGACATCAAACAGGAAAAGCATGACGATTGGGCGCCGCAAGTGATCACAGTTTCGGACGACGATTCGCTCGTGGAAGTAGCCGTTAAGACGGAACCAAAAGTAAACCAATCATTCACGGTTGAACCGAAATTGAACGAATCGTTTACAGTGGAagtcaaagaagaaaaaataattgatcGTCGTCCTACAATTGACGAATCACCGAAACTAATCGGAAGTGGGAAAAAATCCTTTAGTGGACGTCCATCGTTACTTTTTGTGGAGGAGAACAATGTCCCGGGTGTATCCACACTTTTCAATAATGGCcataacaatcaaataaaaaaacgcaATTCATTGGTGTTTCACGAGGCTAGTACTAACGCTCCAAAAATTGCCACGATTGAAGTGTTCGACTCTCCTGTACGAACGACGATGAGTCCTCGACGTCGTTCGCTGACACCGCGAATGAGCTTCGTTGAAGAAGATGTTGATACGATGACAAAGCCACTTCCGGAAGGTAATCTGGCGACAGTTCTGCTGAACAAACAGCAGGAATCCAAGCGTCGTAGCAGCGGGGGAAGTAGGCGTTCATCTTTGGTCAACTTCCGTGAAGAAGATCAACCGCCCACAGATGTTCGCGAGAAGGTTGTCTTTTATTACAATTTGGTTGAGAAAGAGCTGCAGCGATTACAAAAGCTTTGTGATTTATACAAAGATGATGTGGACAATGAGGAAATTGATGAAAACAGCAAGGGATTGATTATTGCCGCTCAAGgacaaacaaatattttgatCAATAAGAAGCTATCTAAATTTAAAGAGTTGGTCGGGCACTATGAGCGAAGCTGGGCCGATCAGAAAGTACGAACCGACGATCTGGACGGTTTTTGGTTGATGGTGTCGCTGGATTTGGAAAATCTAGATCGACGCTTCGAGGAGCTTCGTCTTCTTAAAGAGAACAACTGGCAAGAAATTGCCGAACAACCCAAGACGAAGAAACTTAAGAATGGAGGTGGCATCAAAAAACGCGAAAAGAAACCCATGAAAACCAAAGCCAGTGGGCTTGCCGATTTGATCAAAAAGGCTCGCGAGGAAGCCAAAAAGAAACTGATGATGGAAGCGGCCCTCACAGAAACTGTCAAAGTGGTAACACCAATGAAACGATCTGTTCGTATCGCTACAACGCCCCGGCGGAGCAGTGTCACTCGAAATAGCATATGTACCGGTTGCACCCCGACACCAGGCAAAAGTGCGTCTAAGAAgtcacggaaaactatcttcAACGAT CACACCCTTCGGAAACACGAAATTGTGAAATCGATTCTAAAAACACCCAGTGAGAAACGTCGTGCTAAAAGTGTCTTGTTCCTGGACTCCGGACTAGACACCCCGGAAGCTCGCCCAAGTGGTGGACGCAAAATTATACACACTCCGAAGCCTAAAATCACCTTCAACGAAGAGCTGGACGTTGAAGATATTGAAGCGATATCGCACACCAAGTTACAGAACGAAATTCGCAAACGGCGGCGCAGTTCGCTGTTTTCGAAAGAGTGTCACGCTCCGGAGCCACAATCCgaagaagagaaagaagaacCTCAGTGTCACCAGCAAGGCAGGCGGAGAACTTTACGCTTCTCGGTGGATGCCGCTGCTGATGAGGAAGCGGAACAGGAGGAAGCTCGAGACAAAGTAGCTTCGCCTGTGAAATTTGACATCGAGGAAAACA ATAAAGCCAAGAGGACGCGAGGAAAAAGCAGAGGACGTGTCTCGTTTCAAtaa